A single region of the Pararge aegeria chromosome 20, ilParAegt1.1, whole genome shotgun sequence genome encodes:
- the LOC120632761 gene encoding uncharacterized protein LOC120632761 — translation MTAGTKRLLKSYCRYVYYAGAGNFWYQNIFPETGCYKIYSTVSFTVYFVMILLENLAFLFGDFPEVEKKSAMMFAAIHDIILIKMFLLLYHKSSIKKLNYEMATVMESIEEEKVMEKQHRKVKLGITFYIITVYLSLTAYGVESLRKTIVEGTPFYTVVTYLPHYQDDSVTASIFRVFFYMTWLYMMLPMISADCMPIIHLITIAYKFITLCQHYERIRRKFDENVLNMRNEAAAMVLKAGCLDGIRMHQKLMFLANEIHRVFGIIMSLQVCESSAVAVLLLLRLALSPHLNLTNAFMTYTFVGSLFFLLALNLWNAGEITYQASLLADSMFYCGWHLCQMDQRPHYDIRRLVIIGCAQAQKPLILKAFGIQDLSYTTFVSVARMTYSIFAVFYQRRE, via the exons ATGACTGCTGGCACGAAGCGCTTACTAAAAAGCTATTGCAGATATGTGTATTACGCAGGAGCCGGAAATTTTTGGTACCAGAATATTTTCCCAGAAACAGGCTGCTACAAAATTTACAGCACCGTTTCATTTACTGTATACTTCGTTATGATTCTTCTCGAAAATCTCGCGTTTCTATTCGGAGATTTTCCCGAAGTGGAAAAAAAGTCTGCCATGATGTTTGCTGCTATTCACGATATTATTCTCATTAAAATGTTTCTTCTACTTTACCATAAAAGCtctattaagaaattaaattatgaaatgGCTACAGTTATGGAATCAATCGAAGAGGAAAAGGTTATGGAAAAACAGCACAGGAAAGTTAAATTGGGAATcacgttttatataataacagtGTATCTATCTTTGACTGCATATGGTGTCGAGAGTCTAAGGAAGACAATTGTTGAAG GGACTCCTTTCTACACCGTGGTCACGTACCTCCCTCATTACCAAGATGACTCCGTAACTGCTAGTATATTTCGTGTGTTTTTCTATATGACTTGGCTGTACATGATGCTGCCTATGATTTCAGCTGATTGTATGCCTATTATCCATCTCATCACAATAGCGTATAAGTTCATCACGTTATGTCAACATTACGAGAGGATAAGACGAAAATTCGATGAGAATGTATTAAACATGAGAAACGAAGCAGCTGCTATGGTATTGAAAGCTGGGTGTTTAGATGGAATTCGTATGCATCAGAAATTGATGTT TCTTGCAAATGAAATTCATCGCGTATTTGGAATCATAATGTCACTACAAGTTTGTGAAAGTTCGGCAGTGGCAGTCTTGCTTTTGCTTCGCTTAGCG CTTTCTCCTCATCTGAACCTAACGAATGCCTTCATGACATACACGTTTGTAGGCTCTCTGTTCTTTTTACTTGCTCTGAATCTTTGGAATGCAGGCGAAATTACTTATCAG GCATCACTATTGGCGGACTCGATGTTTTATTGCGGCTGGCATCTTTGTCAGATGGACCAACGACCCCATTACGACATAAGACGTTTGGTTATCATTGGGTGTGCCCAGGCGCAAAAGCCGCTAATACTCAAAGCTTTTGGTATTCAGGATCTCTCATATACCACGTTTGTATCG GTGGCAAGAATGACGTATTCGATTTTCGCTGTATTTTATCAGCGCCGGGAGTGA